A genomic region of Nostoc sp. UHCC 0702 contains the following coding sequences:
- a CDS encoding alpha/beta fold hydrolase, translating to MQYIYLHGFASSPKSAKAQDIGDRFAKIQTNLKIPDLNADDFSQLTITRQLTQVAAEFPDTSVPVTLIGSSLGGLTSAHLGQQYPQVQRLVLLAPAFGFLSHWLPKLGDEEVQRWQREKYLMVYHYGEERSLPLSYNFVTDAAQYQEQLLQRPIPTLILHGKKDEVIPITASRNFALSRPWVELVELDSDHGLGNVTEEIWQAICLFCQLPGSCKI from the coding sequence TTGCAGTACATTTATCTTCATGGCTTTGCTTCCAGCCCTAAATCTGCCAAAGCGCAGGATATAGGCGATCGCTTTGCTAAAATTCAGACAAACTTAAAAATTCCTGATCTGAATGCTGACGACTTCTCTCAGTTGACAATTACCCGTCAGCTAACTCAAGTTGCAGCAGAATTTCCTGATACTTCTGTGCCAGTAACGCTGATTGGCTCAAGTTTGGGTGGATTGACATCTGCCCACTTGGGACAGCAATATCCACAAGTGCAACGCCTTGTTCTGCTAGCGCCAGCTTTTGGGTTTTTATCTCATTGGTTGCCCAAACTAGGTGATGAAGAGGTGCAGCGTTGGCAACGGGAAAAGTATCTGATGGTTTACCACTACGGAGAAGAGCGATCGCTACCTCTAAGTTACAATTTTGTGACGGATGCTGCTCAATACCAAGAGCAACTTTTACAACGTCCCATTCCTACTTTGATATTGCATGGAAAAAAAGATGAAGTCATACCGATTACAGCCAGTCGAAACTTTGCTTTGTCGCGTCCTTGGGTAGAATTAGTGGAACTTGACAGCGATCATGGTTTAGGCAATGTCACCGAA